From a single Paenibacillus sp. FSL W8-0426 genomic region:
- the zwf gene encoding glucose-6-phosphate dehydrogenase gives MEPTTIILFGATGDLAKRKIYPALYNLYIEQKLPASFSLIGLGRREWSDDFFQSQVEKSLQEFSRRAPDAEKVKSFVQAFRYSVLNISHKEDYIKLLRMVEEGEAQRGAASNRLFYLSVGPEFFEPIAENIQESGLGDTQGWKRLVIEKPFGHDLQSARDLNRKLSEAFTEDEIYRIDHYLGKPMVQRLETLHQNNPIMKALWNNRYISNVQITANETVGVEERASYYDHVGAVRDMFQNHMLQLLMMMAIQLPYNKSDSDKVRMKKKHIMESIEPLQKQNVGASVIRGQYAAGSIQGKPVQGYKDEPGVAENTMNDTFIAAKLQIDDFFWRGVPFYIRTGKRMKEKSTRIVIEFKEPSGQTHSESNNGSKPNLLVIEMSPGESMTLQLNASDPENKGEFKPVHIDLSPDRENLAEAYENLIRDALHGDPTFFAHWDEVELSWAWVQPILDAFAENLLPLHTYAAGSYGPAESDALLAEEGHHWWFDEPEEQVKQAASGVPLAVNGNM, from the coding sequence ATGGAACCAACGACGATCATACTGTTTGGTGCGACTGGCGATCTGGCCAAGCGAAAAATATATCCTGCTTTGTATAATTTATACATCGAACAAAAACTGCCGGCTTCCTTCTCGTTGATCGGGCTTGGACGCCGCGAATGGAGCGACGATTTTTTCCAGTCTCAAGTGGAAAAATCCTTGCAGGAATTTTCGAGACGCGCGCCTGATGCGGAAAAAGTAAAATCTTTTGTGCAGGCTTTTCGTTACAGTGTATTGAATATCAGCCATAAGGAAGATTATATAAAGCTGCTTCGCATGGTGGAAGAAGGGGAAGCGCAGCGCGGAGCTGCTTCGAATCGTCTGTTCTACCTGTCGGTAGGACCGGAGTTCTTCGAGCCTATAGCCGAAAATATTCAGGAAAGCGGTCTTGGCGATACGCAAGGCTGGAAACGCCTTGTCATCGAGAAGCCGTTCGGCCATGACCTGCAATCGGCGCGGGATCTCAATCGCAAATTGAGCGAGGCGTTTACGGAGGACGAGATTTACCGGATTGACCACTATTTGGGCAAACCGATGGTACAGCGCCTGGAGACGCTGCACCAGAACAATCCGATCATGAAGGCGCTTTGGAACAATCGGTACATTTCCAATGTGCAAATTACGGCGAACGAGACGGTTGGCGTTGAGGAACGGGCATCTTATTACGATCACGTGGGCGCCGTGCGCGACATGTTCCAGAACCATATGCTGCAATTGCTCATGATGATGGCGATCCAGCTTCCTTACAACAAAAGCGACTCGGACAAAGTCCGCATGAAGAAAAAGCACATCATGGAATCGATTGAGCCATTGCAAAAGCAAAACGTTGGCGCAAGCGTCATTCGCGGCCAATATGCGGCGGGCAGCATCCAAGGCAAGCCGGTGCAAGGCTACAAGGATGAGCCGGGCGTTGCGGAGAACACGATGAACGATACCTTTATCGCCGCGAAGCTGCAGATTGACGATTTCTTCTGGCGCGGGGTTCCATTCTATATCCGCACAGGCAAACGCATGAAAGAAAAGTCCACGCGCATCGTCATCGAATTCAAGGAGCCATCCGGTCAGACTCATTCCGAGAGCAACAACGGTTCCAAACCGAATCTGCTTGTCATTGAAATGAGTCCGGGCGAGAGCATGACGCTCCAGCTGAACGCAAGCGATCCGGAAAACAAAGGCGAATTCAAGCCGGTGCATATCGACTTGTCCCCGGATCGGGAAAATCTGGCCGAAGCTTACGAGAACCTGATTCGCGATGCGCTGCATGGGGATCCTACGTTCTTTGCGCATTGGGATGAGGTTGAATTGTCGTGGGCATGGGTCCAGCCGATTCTGGACGCATTTGCAGAGAACCTGCTTCCGCTGCACACCTATGCCGCAGGAAGCTATGGCCCGGCAGAGTCCGATGCCTTGCTCGCCGAGGAGGGACATCATTGGTGGTTTGACGAGCCTGAAGAACAGGTGAAACAAGCTGCTTCTGGAGTTCCGTTGGCGGTTAATGGTAATATGTAA
- a CDS encoding LysR family transcriptional regulator, with amino-acid sequence MTTNYELYKVFYWAAKTGSLTQAAKALYITQPSVSHAIKQLEDSFGLTLFYRTSKGVALTQEGASLYSYIEQSQILISMAEEKMAALKSLDSGELRMGGSDSLFKHYMLPFLEEFHTQYPGIKLHLSHGTTPEVITFLKEGKIDLGVVRMPIVDPQLEVKESLQLNDTFVAGERYAAELKGKIITLEQLLEHQLILFSRNSRVRMAITELFNSYGYTPRPEIEVGSVDLLIEFARRGLGISYVTREFITKELEEGSLFEVQLDVTLPPSQVGIMTKRNMPISLAAGRFMELIFKN; translated from the coding sequence ATGACTACAAATTACGAGTTGTATAAAGTTTTCTATTGGGCCGCCAAAACCGGAAGCCTGACCCAGGCCGCCAAGGCGCTTTACATTACGCAACCCAGCGTCAGCCATGCGATCAAACAGCTCGAGGACAGCTTCGGGCTTACGCTCTTCTATCGCACGTCCAAAGGCGTTGCACTGACCCAGGAAGGCGCCAGTCTGTATTCCTACATCGAGCAGTCGCAGATCCTGATCTCGATGGCGGAAGAAAAAATGGCCGCGCTCAAAAGCCTGGACAGCGGAGAGCTGCGCATGGGCGGCAGCGATTCGCTGTTCAAGCATTACATGCTCCCGTTTCTGGAAGAGTTCCATACCCAATATCCGGGCATTAAGCTCCACCTAAGCCATGGGACGACGCCGGAAGTCATAACGTTCCTGAAAGAAGGCAAAATCGACCTGGGCGTCGTGCGCATGCCGATCGTCGATCCCCAGCTTGAGGTCAAGGAAAGCCTGCAGCTTAACGATACATTCGTTGCCGGGGAGCGTTACGCGGCCGAATTGAAAGGCAAAATCATTACGTTGGAGCAGCTGCTGGAGCATCAGCTGATCCTTTTTTCACGGAACAGCCGGGTACGGATGGCGATTACGGAGTTGTTCAACAGTTACGGTTACACGCCAAGGCCCGAAATCGAAGTCGGCAGCGTTGATTTGCTGATCGAGTTTGCTCGGCGGGGATTGGGTATTTCTTATGTGACGCGCGAATTCATTACCAAGGAACTTGAAGAAGGTTCCCTGTTCGAAGTGCAGCTGGACGTTACTCTACCGCCGTCCCAGGTGGGCATCATGACCAAACGCAACATGCCTATTTCCTTGGCAGCAGGCCGGTTTATGGAACTGATTTTCAAAAATTAA
- a CDS encoding cupin domain-containing protein, with amino-acid sequence MIDPILQDPNVQLAADSTAVINYQRDPRNVVTQLFGEQLPAIKNGFFNIHMTKGIIVQPHYHINSTEMVVVISGEVTTSVFDPFTRKRLNYRLKPGQVSIFPKGWFHWFVAETDDVHVLTIFDVPTPDIVLGADFLAATPPEVAQRAYCLDEEAYAKAIASIRSDAIVGPPIGCMDAVSDLGTKGSNPPKREGWE; translated from the coding sequence ATGATCGATCCGATTTTGCAAGACCCGAATGTGCAGCTGGCGGCCGATTCCACAGCCGTGATTAATTATCAGCGTGATCCGCGCAACGTTGTAACCCAGCTGTTCGGTGAGCAATTGCCTGCAATCAAAAATGGATTTTTCAATATTCATATGACCAAAGGGATCATTGTGCAGCCACACTACCACATCAATTCAACGGAAATGGTCGTTGTCATTTCAGGCGAAGTGACCACGTCCGTGTTTGACCCGTTTACGCGCAAACGTTTGAATTACCGGCTGAAGCCAGGGCAGGTGTCGATCTTTCCGAAAGGCTGGTTTCACTGGTTCGTGGCAGAAACGGATGACGTGCACGTGCTGACGATCTTTGACGTGCCTACGCCGGATATCGTGCTTGGCGCGGACTTTCTGGCTGCGACGCCTCCGGAAGTGGCCCAGCGCGCGTACTGCCTGGATGAAGAGGCTTACGCCAAGGCGATCGCATCCATCAGAAGCGATGCTATTGTGGGTCCGCCCATCGGTTGTATGGACGCTGTGTCCGATCTGGGGACCAAAGGTTCCAACCCTCCCAAGAGGGAGGGCTGGGAATAA
- a CDS encoding ankyrin repeat domain-containing protein gives MFKIGHMGKFETLPAIAEAIWENNLPVVEQAIDEGLALEEPLVLSKYISMTPLDIALTLNKPDMVKLLVEHGAELNAKDRPAMLQAARYCGEDVIRYLHEKGARLDGRSKVKSTAYDEAYYGNKNNIPLFNELGLDIRKHAGKTLRTAVSDHDMKTVRYLLDHGVDINYNEPDMVYPYKATPLTVAARNNNLNMVRFLVEQGADVTIQEKDGERAYTIAVSQNNGEMAEYLKAHEPEEFHSVSNKLHALKAYKLPQPLIDFMMDNPGRVDLPTNDSGVGYIEFFHLVDAVEMKLGRKKLLRLSSQVDQYSHIAIVWNPGMKRIGYVDLEHQEQGDIAALNDFLADPGREFARFIDEM, from the coding sequence ATGTTCAAAATCGGCCATATGGGGAAATTCGAAACATTGCCCGCGATTGCGGAGGCGATCTGGGAGAACAACCTGCCTGTGGTGGAACAGGCGATAGATGAAGGCTTGGCGCTCGAAGAGCCGCTTGTGCTGAGCAAATACATATCCATGACTCCGCTGGACATCGCATTGACATTGAACAAACCGGATATGGTGAAGCTGCTGGTCGAACACGGGGCGGAACTGAATGCGAAAGACCGACCAGCGATGCTTCAGGCGGCCCGTTATTGCGGGGAAGACGTGATTCGGTATTTGCATGAAAAGGGAGCAAGGCTCGACGGCCGCAGCAAGGTGAAATCCACCGCGTACGACGAGGCGTATTACGGCAACAAGAACAACATTCCCCTGTTCAACGAACTGGGGCTGGACATTCGGAAACATGCGGGCAAAACGCTGCGCACAGCGGTGTCGGATCACGACATGAAAACAGTCCGTTATTTGCTGGATCACGGCGTCGACATCAATTACAACGAGCCGGACATGGTGTATCCATACAAGGCGACCCCGTTAACCGTCGCTGCCCGCAACAACAATTTGAACATGGTTCGGTTTTTGGTCGAACAGGGGGCGGACGTGACGATTCAGGAGAAGGACGGGGAACGAGCCTATACCATCGCCGTATCGCAGAACAACGGGGAAATGGCGGAATATCTCAAGGCGCATGAGCCCGAGGAATTTCACAGCGTGAGCAACAAGCTGCATGCTCTGAAAGCGTACAAGCTGCCACAGCCGCTGATTGATTTTATGATGGACAATCCGGGCCGGGTGGATTTGCCAACCAACGATTCGGGCGTCGGTTATATTGAATTTTTCCATCTGGTCGATGCGGTGGAAATGAAATTAGGCCGAAAAAAGCTGCTGCGCCTATCTTCCCAAGTCGACCAGTATTCGCACATCGCCATCGTCTGGAATCCGGGCATGAAGCGGATCGGATACGTCGATCTTGAACATCAGGAGCAGGGCGACATCGCGGCATTGAACGATTTCCTGGCCGATCCGGGCCGGGAGTTTGCCCGTTTTATCGACGAAATGTGA
- a CDS encoding serine hydrolase has product MKSTGIFDIQSNLHEMIPPLDLRSCLVSVRGETIYEHYRNPEIPGQIAKINSCTKSILSSLICIAMDHGWLSGPQTEISAFFPTLLDDPDPRKARITLEHLLTMTAGFDWDEFGGQNSFPRMTRTERWVDFALEQRLSHAPGTYMEYNSGVSQMLSAILMQATNMPVARFAERFLFGPLDIETVEWESDPQGVHTGGFGLKMRPGDLLKFGQLFLQQGMWNGEQIISTELVHRSTQPFIDVTPPNRGRYGWHWWVDAHPGEAKAAAEQLSGTKHSTGAEAADAASLDYYYARGFGGQYVYVVPALELVTVLTNDKRKRDKPPLDVFPRLIAPMLYGASNI; this is encoded by the coding sequence ATGAAATCTACCGGAATATTTGACATACAGTCCAACTTGCACGAAATGATTCCCCCGTTGGATCTGCGCAGCTGCCTGGTAAGCGTGCGGGGTGAAACGATCTATGAGCACTACCGGAACCCGGAGATCCCCGGGCAAATTGCCAAGATCAATTCATGCACCAAAAGCATACTGTCTTCTCTCATTTGCATTGCGATGGATCACGGATGGTTATCCGGGCCGCAAACGGAAATTTCCGCCTTTTTCCCGACATTGCTGGATGATCCCGATCCTCGCAAAGCACGCATAACGCTTGAGCACCTGTTAACCATGACTGCCGGGTTCGATTGGGACGAATTCGGCGGGCAAAATTCCTTTCCGCGCATGACCCGTACGGAGCGCTGGGTCGACTTTGCCTTGGAGCAGCGACTGAGTCACGCTCCAGGTACCTATATGGAATACAATTCGGGCGTGTCGCAGATGTTATCCGCCATATTGATGCAGGCAACGAATATGCCTGTTGCACGATTCGCGGAACGTTTCCTGTTTGGTCCCTTGGACATTGAAACGGTTGAGTGGGAATCTGATCCTCAAGGCGTACATACGGGAGGTTTTGGCCTGAAAATGCGGCCAGGCGATCTGCTCAAATTCGGGCAGCTGTTCCTGCAGCAGGGCATGTGGAATGGCGAGCAAATCATCTCCACCGAGTTGGTGCATCGCTCCACCCAGCCGTTCATCGACGTTACGCCTCCGAACCGCGGCCGTTATGGCTGGCATTGGTGGGTGGATGCCCATCCCGGAGAAGCAAAGGCGGCTGCCGAACAGCTATCCGGCACGAAGCACTCAACGGGCGCAGAAGCTGCCGATGCCGCTTCACTCGATTACTACTATGCGCGCGGCTTCGGCGGTCAGTACGTTTACGTCGTGCCTGCGCTGGAGCTTGTGACCGTGCTGACCAACGATAAGCGCAAACGGGACAAGCCGCCGTTGGACGTATTTCCGCGCCTGATTGCGCCCATGCTTTACGGAGCATCCAACATATAA
- a CDS encoding serine hydrolase, with translation MVQGSQLVNKVSAIMEQLDFSGIVLFRKNGETLLNLTRGHAQRSDELPIMPDTRFGIASGCKIFTAVAIGQLVEQGKLTYESRLSEVLDIDFPLWDESITVHQLLTHTAGIPDYFDEEEMHDFASLWKERPVYAMREPSDFLPMFQNLSMKFAPGERFHYNNAGYIVLGLIIEQQSGTSFAEYVEEHVFRRCQMEDSGYFEADRLPRNTATGYVDHEDGTWTSNVFSIPVKGGADGGAYTTGPDMLRFWSALLNHELLSGEGTSQLLKPYSRQEDNEYYGRGVWIDLDGKEPFKMHVMGFDPGVSFMSAVYPQQNAQLVICSNRESGPYRISRAIEEEWDKE, from the coding sequence GTGGTGCAAGGAAGCCAACTGGTAAACAAGGTGTCGGCGATTATGGAACAGCTTGATTTTTCAGGTATAGTGCTTTTCCGGAAAAACGGGGAAACGCTGCTCAACCTGACACGAGGGCATGCCCAGCGAAGCGATGAGCTGCCCATTATGCCGGATACCCGATTCGGGATTGCGTCCGGCTGCAAAATCTTTACCGCCGTAGCGATTGGCCAACTCGTCGAGCAGGGGAAACTGACTTACGAGTCCAGGCTGTCCGAGGTGCTGGATATCGACTTTCCGCTTTGGGATGAATCGATCACCGTGCATCAACTGCTGACGCATACCGCGGGCATCCCGGATTATTTCGACGAGGAGGAAATGCACGATTTTGCGTCCTTGTGGAAGGAACGACCGGTCTATGCGATGCGTGAACCCAGTGATTTCCTTCCGATGTTTCAAAACCTGTCGATGAAGTTTGCGCCGGGCGAACGATTCCATTACAACAATGCAGGTTATATCGTGCTTGGGCTCATTATCGAACAACAATCGGGAACTTCGTTTGCTGAATATGTCGAAGAGCATGTTTTCCGCCGCTGCCAAATGGAGGATAGCGGTTATTTTGAAGCAGACCGGCTTCCTCGCAACACTGCAACGGGGTATGTGGATCATGAAGACGGGACGTGGACATCCAATGTTTTTTCGATTCCCGTCAAAGGCGGAGCGGATGGGGGGGCTTATACCACGGGGCCGGATATGCTTCGCTTTTGGAGTGCGTTGTTGAACCACGAATTGTTGAGCGGAGAAGGAACGAGTCAACTGCTCAAGCCCTATAGCCGCCAGGAAGACAACGAGTATTATGGAAGAGGCGTATGGATTGATCTGGATGGTAAAGAACCATTCAAAATGCACGTGATGGGTTTTGATCCGGGCGTATCCTTTATGTCTGCCGTATACCCGCAGCAGAATGCACAGCTGGTCATTTGCTCCAATCGGGAATCGGGACCGTATCGGATCAGCCGCGCGATTGAAGAGGAATGGGATAAAGAATGA
- a CDS encoding DUF1361 domain-containing protein, which translates to MKKLNYINLFFIMCVLTAVTVGLYYAAADWLDQRYFRFLIWNLFLAWLPFVFSSVSYALAHLKWKAAGWLAAASGLVWLLFFPNAAYIVTDLLHLTVRSGKYVAGDEIHFRYWYDLIVVMMFVWTGLLLGFLSMYQIHELIWRKFGRIVSWIFVLVGCALGSYGILLGRVYRLNSWDVLTNRDMLIELMHESLSRTSLAFCMFFGVFLLSVYVAIYALIHQGRRRENHVLRE; encoded by the coding sequence TTGAAGAAGCTGAACTACATAAACTTGTTTTTCATCATGTGTGTATTAACTGCGGTCACGGTCGGATTATACTATGCCGCTGCGGATTGGCTGGATCAGCGCTATTTCCGCTTTTTGATCTGGAATCTGTTCCTGGCATGGCTGCCGTTCGTTTTTTCTTCGGTATCCTATGCCCTTGCCCATTTGAAATGGAAAGCGGCTGGGTGGCTGGCTGCTGCAAGCGGGCTGGTATGGCTGTTGTTTTTCCCTAATGCGGCCTACATCGTCACCGACCTGTTGCACCTCACCGTACGTAGCGGCAAATATGTTGCGGGAGACGAAATCCATTTCAGATACTGGTATGATTTGATTGTCGTCATGATGTTTGTGTGGACAGGGCTGCTGCTTGGTTTCCTGTCGATGTACCAGATTCATGAACTGATCTGGAGAAAGTTTGGGCGCATCGTGTCCTGGATTTTCGTGCTTGTCGGCTGCGCGCTTGGAAGTTACGGCATTTTGCTGGGCCGCGTCTATCGCCTGAACAGTTGGGACGTGTTAACCAACCGGGATATGCTGATCGAACTCATGCATGAGAGTCTTAGCCGAACTTCGCTGGCCTTTTGCATGTTTTTCGGAGTATTTCTATTGAGCGTATACGTGGCTATTTATGCGTTGATTCATCAGGGTCGACGAAGGGAAAATCATGTTTTGAGGGAGTAG
- a CDS encoding sigma-70 family RNA polymerase sigma factor, whose product MNIDTSANATEGASLDVGKLYRQYKAYAFSIAYRMLGSVVEAEDVVQDCFAALQAQEQQQREVDEPIHNPKSYIAKLIVNRSLNLLASARNQRESYVGEWLPEPMTDPGLMPEETMAQKEMISYAYLVMLERLSPVERAVFVLREAFGHEYRDIAEWLGKSESNCRQIFSRAKRNLPSSVPSKEYGEAELAAKQKLLSRFTAAFMNYDVGAMMELLAEQPVFTSDGGGKVHTVMRTMNVRKGVVALLTSRRVLNGLRQMQWMVVRINGEPQAALFVEGKLRGVLCLQADASGERLEGCYLIVNPDKLRSIKITQENIDLQE is encoded by the coding sequence ATGAATATCGACACATCTGCCAATGCAACGGAGGGTGCTTCTCTGGACGTTGGCAAATTATACAGGCAATACAAGGCGTATGCCTTTTCGATTGCTTACCGGATGCTCGGCAGCGTCGTCGAAGCGGAGGATGTCGTCCAGGACTGTTTCGCTGCATTGCAGGCACAGGAGCAACAGCAGAGAGAAGTGGATGAACCCATTCACAATCCCAAATCCTATATCGCAAAGCTCATTGTAAATCGCAGCTTGAACCTGCTCGCTTCTGCCCGTAATCAGCGGGAAAGCTATGTGGGCGAATGGCTGCCCGAACCGATGACCGACCCCGGCCTGATGCCCGAGGAAACGATGGCGCAAAAGGAAATGATCTCCTATGCCTATTTGGTCATGCTGGAGCGTCTGTCGCCTGTGGAGCGTGCCGTCTTTGTGCTGCGCGAGGCGTTTGGGCACGAATATCGTGATATTGCCGAGTGGCTTGGAAAAAGCGAAAGCAACTGCCGCCAAATTTTCAGCCGCGCGAAACGCAATTTGCCGAGCAGCGTTCCTTCCAAGGAATATGGCGAAGCCGAGCTTGCCGCCAAACAGAAATTGCTTTCCCGGTTCACGGCTGCATTCATGAACTATGACGTAGGGGCCATGATGGAATTGCTGGCCGAGCAGCCTGTATTCACCTCCGATGGCGGAGGCAAGGTGCATACGGTCATGAGAACGATGAACGTGCGAAAAGGCGTTGTGGCCCTGCTGACCTCGCGGCGGGTTCTGAATGGACTGCGGCAAATGCAGTGGATGGTCGTTCGGATCAACGGAGAACCCCAGGCGGCTTTGTTTGTGGAGGGTAAGCTGAGAGGCGTGCTCTGTTTGCAGGCCGATGCATCGGGAGAGCGGCTTGAGGGATGTTATCTGATCGTAAACCCGGACAAATTGAGATCGATCAAAATAACACAGGAGAACATTGATCTCCAAGAATGA